One window of the Trifolium pratense cultivar HEN17-A07 linkage group LG2, ARS_RC_1.1, whole genome shotgun sequence genome contains the following:
- the LOC123908174 gene encoding nuclear transport factor 2-like isoform X2: MAVSDGVQTPTPQVVGNAFVEQYYSILHQDPDQVHKFYHESSVLSRPEEDGTMTTVTTTAEIDKKIQSFDYTSYRVEVLSADAQPSYNSGVVVVVTGCLTGTDNVKRKFAQSFFLAPQDKGFYVLNDVFRYVDAYKSVDIETVPANDADESAPSEAFTPDPEPIHVAEDIPTIQPVIADTDTNISKEVSLPLENGKLSVTENVIPVNHVKESSHQEQMASIEKVPSNTQEDTPKKSFASIVSAYKDNSAPFLSRTSPAKPAVQPPRVHSVPAPEAPAPNMDIPSEKNNENGGRAHAIFVANLPMTATVEQLDRVFKKFGTIKRDGIQVRSNKGSCFGFVEFESAASLQSALEASPPVMLDNRRLSIEERRGRGGYRNDRNDNFRGRGNFGGGRGGGFNGRNDFDRRGEFSGRPRGGNNTGRSNGDAAPRSYQNGGGKVARQPPVKAQ, translated from the exons ATGGCAGTATCTGATGGAGTCCAAACCCCAACCCCTCAGGTGGTTGGCAATGCTTTTGTCGAGCAGTATTACTCAATTCTTCACCAAGACCCGGATCAGGTTCATAAGTTTTACCACGAATCAAGTGTCTTGAGTCGACCTGAAGAAGACGGTACCATGACAACTGTCACTACCACTGCT GAAATTGATAAAAAGATACAATCTTTTGATTACACAAGCTATAGGGTAGAGGTTCTGAGTGCTGATGCTCAGCCTTCATATAATAGTGGGGTTGTGGTTGTAGTGACTGGCTGCTTGACCGGAACTGACAATGTTAAACGCAAATTTGCTCAGTCCTTTTTCCTAGCTCCACAGGACAAGGGCTTCTATGTTTTGAATGATGTTTTTAGATATGTTGATGCGTATAAGTCTGTTGATATTGAGACTGTACCAGCAAATGATGCTGATGAAAGTGCTCCATCAGAAGCTTTTACTCCAGATCCTG AGCCTATTCATGTTGCTGAAGACATTCCAACCATTCAACCTGTTATTGCTGATACTGACACTAACATCAGCAAAGAAGTGAGCTTACCACTGGAGAATGGAAAATTATCAGTTACTGAAAATGTGATTCCTGTTAATCATGTTAAAGAGTCAAGTCATCAGGAACAAATGGCAAGCATTGAGAAAGTTCCTTCAAATACACAGGAGGATACTCCCAAAAAATCTTTTGCATCCATT GTGAGTGCCTATAAAGATAATTCTGCTCCCTTCCTTTCGAGGACTTCTCCTGCAAAACCCGCTGTGCAACCACCCCGTGTACATAGCGTGCCTGCTCCTGAAGCACCAGCCCCTAACATGGACATTCCATCGGAAAAGAATAATGAGAATGGAG GTAGGGCTCATGCAATATTTGTTGCGAATTTGCCTATGACTGCAACAGTAGAGCAATTGGACCGGGTTTTCAAGAAATTCGGGACCATTAAACGTGATGGTATTCAAGTTAGAAGTAACAAG GGATCTTGCTTTGGTTTTGTGGAATTTGAATCTGCTGCTTCACTGCAAAGTGCCCTAGAG GCCTCCCCTCCTGTTATGTTGGACAACCGTAGGCTTTCCATTGAAGAAAGGCGAG GACGTGGTGGATACCGAAATGACAGAAATGATAACTTCAGGGGCCGTGGCAACTTTGGTGGCGGCCGTGGTGGTGGCTTTAACGGAAGGAATGATTTTGACAGGCGAGGCGAGTTCTCTGGCCGGCCTAGAGGAGGCAATAATACCGGTCGAAGCAATGGAGATGCTGCGCCAAGGAGTTATCAGAATGGAGGAGGAAAAGTCGCTCGTCAACCGCCAGTGAAGGCTCAGTAA
- the LOC123908174 gene encoding nuclear transport factor 2-like isoform X1, which produces MAVSDGVQTPTPQVVGNAFVEQYYSILHQDPDQVHKFYHESSVLSRPEEDGTMTTVTTTAEIDKKIQSFDYTSYRVEVLSADAQPSYNSGVVVVVTGCLTGTDNVKRKFAQSFFLAPQDKGFYVLNDVFRYVDAYKSVDIETVPANDADESAPSEAFTPDPEPIHVAEDIPTIQPVIADTDTNISKEVSLPLENGKLSVTENVIPVNHVKESSHQEQMASIEKVPSNTQEDTPKKSFASIVSAYKDNSAPFLSRTSPAKPAVQPPRVHSVPAPEAPAPNMDIPSEKNNENGGRAHAIFVANLPMTATVEQLDRVFKKFGTIKRDGIQVRSNKQQGSCFGFVEFESAASLQSALEASPPVMLDNRRLSIEERRGRGGYRNDRNDNFRGRGNFGGGRGGGFNGRNDFDRRGEFSGRPRGGNNTGRSNGDAAPRSYQNGGGKVARQPPVKAQ; this is translated from the exons ATGGCAGTATCTGATGGAGTCCAAACCCCAACCCCTCAGGTGGTTGGCAATGCTTTTGTCGAGCAGTATTACTCAATTCTTCACCAAGACCCGGATCAGGTTCATAAGTTTTACCACGAATCAAGTGTCTTGAGTCGACCTGAAGAAGACGGTACCATGACAACTGTCACTACCACTGCT GAAATTGATAAAAAGATACAATCTTTTGATTACACAAGCTATAGGGTAGAGGTTCTGAGTGCTGATGCTCAGCCTTCATATAATAGTGGGGTTGTGGTTGTAGTGACTGGCTGCTTGACCGGAACTGACAATGTTAAACGCAAATTTGCTCAGTCCTTTTTCCTAGCTCCACAGGACAAGGGCTTCTATGTTTTGAATGATGTTTTTAGATATGTTGATGCGTATAAGTCTGTTGATATTGAGACTGTACCAGCAAATGATGCTGATGAAAGTGCTCCATCAGAAGCTTTTACTCCAGATCCTG AGCCTATTCATGTTGCTGAAGACATTCCAACCATTCAACCTGTTATTGCTGATACTGACACTAACATCAGCAAAGAAGTGAGCTTACCACTGGAGAATGGAAAATTATCAGTTACTGAAAATGTGATTCCTGTTAATCATGTTAAAGAGTCAAGTCATCAGGAACAAATGGCAAGCATTGAGAAAGTTCCTTCAAATACACAGGAGGATACTCCCAAAAAATCTTTTGCATCCATT GTGAGTGCCTATAAAGATAATTCTGCTCCCTTCCTTTCGAGGACTTCTCCTGCAAAACCCGCTGTGCAACCACCCCGTGTACATAGCGTGCCTGCTCCTGAAGCACCAGCCCCTAACATGGACATTCCATCGGAAAAGAATAATGAGAATGGAG GTAGGGCTCATGCAATATTTGTTGCGAATTTGCCTATGACTGCAACAGTAGAGCAATTGGACCGGGTTTTCAAGAAATTCGGGACCATTAAACGTGATGGTATTCAAGTTAGAAGTAACAAG CAACAGGGATCTTGCTTTGGTTTTGTGGAATTTGAATCTGCTGCTTCACTGCAAAGTGCCCTAGAG GCCTCCCCTCCTGTTATGTTGGACAACCGTAGGCTTTCCATTGAAGAAAGGCGAG GACGTGGTGGATACCGAAATGACAGAAATGATAACTTCAGGGGCCGTGGCAACTTTGGTGGCGGCCGTGGTGGTGGCTTTAACGGAAGGAATGATTTTGACAGGCGAGGCGAGTTCTCTGGCCGGCCTAGAGGAGGCAATAATACCGGTCGAAGCAATGGAGATGCTGCGCCAAGGAGTTATCAGAATGGAGGAGGAAAAGTCGCTCGTCAACCGCCAGTGAAGGCTCAGTAA
- the LOC123906968 gene encoding uncharacterized protein LOC123906968 yields MGTKVQSLPGYYSMRDLNEESSSCGWPLFYGNKALANGQYYQNHLPSAAADVCSAYDKDVVKQTMLEHEAIFKNQVFELHRLYRIQRDLMDEVKMIELRRNHRSVGTSFSPGPLSTQITSEDTKKWHTPSFPITRSSACDRPSTSGVEGIHSPFCSNKGINKQTCLFPSPNGSSSKDVEILESRPSKVRRKMFDLHLPADEYIDTDEGEKFSDENISGTTIPDRCCKDGKGNDVNLFCGNGEKTGSHEGTSRSEQSLRSRNGFADLNEPVQVEEINAAACIPPLNHNPYQGEAECSDPSAKQKSRFFGFPTEDLLNPHHAPLHNGYLKNDGSGKLWISSKETGQGKSSLNPIPQVLKREQSFFSSPTIQDALGKGSEPTSDYLSNRSKTGLWREKTVGGLDISQRNNAHLTDKHPESVVSSHSPGLFAISPSSDFAKSRSQSAREMASSSLNQKLMSVQIPPSPFLNASGALSRSSQLHQSNGILGDGWPLNINSKHNNPGFHCEASVQNGFNPRIAEHFNNGSVSYNKRSNLICNMTSGKDINLNVRLSNGLSNDLDTQSGLGIVDGEQKHREQLAVLPWLRSKTTCKNEAQNSGSGRRLTSGELSFLQVASLSSKDETGKGARENFMNNVTSSLCSNGPCMIEAGESSSKKKILGVPIFGMPLISAKDSPLLTSLPVSVPNPSDTGLVENNRKNLVLDINLPCDADVLEVDMDKQSVTETIVCNEGFSKMEANSRNQIDLNLSMSEDETIPTTIPTTNVKMKVVIDLEAPAVPETEDDAIPEEKQVESYSVSLLGPQVTVEQPQDEFMRYAAEAIVSMSSLCCNQVDDSTSSPSETPMIDPLSWFADVASSCVDDMQRKFDNSRGKTCEGKGGSSSKEIDYFESMTLQLEEIKEEDYMPKPLVPENFIVEEIGTASLPTRARKGPARRGRQRRDFQRDILPGLSSLSRHEVTEDLQTFGGLMKATGYAWTGLTRRSSSRNGCGRGRRRSQVPPSSPPPVATIETCTLLMQQLNNVEVGLEDRSLTGWGKTTRRPRRQRCPASIRLT; encoded by the exons ATGGGCACCAAAGTTCAGAGTCTTCCAGGATACTACTCAATGAGAGATCTTAATGAGGAATCCAGCAGTTGTGGCTGGCCCCTATTTTATGGCAATAAAGCACTGGCAAATGGGCAATATTATCAGAACCATCTTCCAAGTGCTGCTGCAGATGTATGTTCAGCATATGATAAGGATGTCGTGAAGCAGACGATGCTTGAGCATGAGGCTATCTTTAAGAATCAG GTGTTTGAACTTCATCGTTTATACAGAATACAAAGAGATTTGATGGATGAAGTAAAAATGATAGAATTGCGCAGAAACCATAGATCTGTTGGTACATCATTTTCCCCAGGTCCTTTGTCAACTCAAATAACATCTGAAGATACTAAAAAGTGGCACACTCCTAGCTTTCCAATAACACGAAGTTCTGCTTGTGATAGACCATCTACTTCAGGCGTTGAGGGCATTCATTCTCCTTTTTGTTCTAACAAAGGAATCAATAAGCAAACATGTCTGTTTCCATCACCAAACGGGAGTAGTTCAAAAGATGTTGAGATACTGGAGTCTAGACCCTCAAAGGTGAGGAGAAAAATGTTTGACCTTCACCTCCCTGCTGACGAGTACATTGATACTGACGAAGGTGAGAAGTTTAGTGATGAAAATATAAGTGGCACAACAATTCCTGATAGATGTTGTAAAGATGGGAAGGGAAATGATGTGAATCTTTTTTGTGGCAATGGTGAGAAGACTGGTAGCCATGAAGGCACTTCAAGATCTGAGCAGTCTTTAAGGAGCAGAAATGGTTTCGCTGACTTAAATGAACCGGTTCAAGTGGAAGAAATAAATGCTGCTGCATGTATTCCTCCTCTAAACCATAATCCCTATCAAGGGGAAGCTGAATGCTCTGATCCATCTGCCAAACAGAAGTCAAGGTTTTTTGGTTTTCCTACGGAAGATTTACTCAACCCGCATCATGCTCCTTTACATAATGGATATTTGAAGAATGATGGGAGTGGAAAACTGTGGATTTCATCAAAGGAGACAG GGCAAGGTAAAAGCAGTTTGAATCCCATTCCTCAAGTCCTCAAACGAGAGCAGTCATTTTTTTCATCCCCAACGATACAAGATGCACTTGGTAAAGGTTCCGAACCTACATCTGATTATCTAAGTAATAGAAGCAAGACTGGTTTATGGAGGGAAAAGACGGTAGGCGGTTTGGATATCAGTCAAAGGAATAATGCGCACTTGACTGATAAGCATCCAGAGTCTGTTGTATCATCGCACAGTCCTGGGCTCTTTGCAATTTCTCCTTCCTCAGATTTTGCCAAGTCTCGGTCTCAGTCAGCTCGGGAAATGGCAAGTAGTAGTCTAAACCAGAAGTTAATGTCTGTTCAGATTCCTCCATCTCCATTTCTAAATGCATCTGGTGCCTTGAGTAGAAGTTCCCAGTTACATCAAAGCAATGGGATTTTGGGAGATGGTTGGCCTCTCAATATCAATTCCAAGCATAATAATCCAGGTTTTCACTGTGAGGCATCCGTGCAGAATGGATTTAACCCCAGGATTGCTGAACACTTTAACAATGGTTCAGTAAGCTACAATAAGAGGTCAAATTTAATTTGCAACATGACATCTGGAAAAGATATTAACTTGAATGTGCGACTTTCAAATGGTTTATCCAATGACTTAGATACCCAGTCGGGTCTTGGAATCGTAGATGGAGAACAGAAGCACAGGGAGCAGCTTGCAGTGTTGCCTTGGCTTAGATCCAAGACTACATGTAAGAATGAGGCTCAAAATTCTGGTAGTGGTAGACGCTTAACTTCTGGAGAATTGAGTTTTCTCCAAGTTGCTTCTTTATCTAGCAAGGATGAAACTGGAAAGGGGGCTAGGGAAAATTTTATGAACAATGTAACTTCGAGTTTGTGTTCAAATGGGCCTTGTATGATAGAAGCTGGTGAGAGCAGTAGCAAAAAGAAAATTCTTGGTGTTCCCATTTTTGGTATGCCTCTGATTTCTGCTAAGGACTCACCTTTACTCACTTCTCTACCTGTGTCAGTTCCCAATCCATCAGACACAGGACTGGTGGAAAATAATCGGAAAAACCTGGTACTTGATATTAACTTGCCTTGTGATGCTGATGTTCTGGAGGTTGACATGGACAAACAATCTGTCACTGAAACTATTGTTTGTAATGAAGGATTTTCTAAAATGGAAGCCAACTCTAGAAATCAAATTGACCTGAATTTGAGTATGAGTGAGGATGAAACAATTCCAACAACTATTCCAACCACCAATGTAAAAATGAAGGTGGTAATAGATCTTGAAGCCCCTGCTGTTCCCGAGACAGAGGACGATGCCATTCCTGAAGAAAAGCAGGTTGAATCTTATTCAGTATCACTGCTAGGCCCACAAGTCACAGTTGAACAACCGCAAGATGAATTTATGAGGTATGCAGCTGAGGCAATTGTTTCGATGTCATCTCTTTGCTGTAATCAAGTGGATGATTCGACTAGCAGTCCGTCAGAAACGCCAATGATCGACCCACTAAGTTGGTTTGCGGATGTAGCTTCCTCTTGTGTAGATGATATGCAGAGAAAGTTTGATAATTCAAGGGGGAAAACTTGTGAGGGGAAAGGGGGGTCTTCCTCAAAAGAAATCGATTACTTTGAGTCCATGACATTGCAACTGGAAGAGATCAAGGAAGAAGACTACATGCCCAAGCCACTTGTCCCAGAAAATTTCATAGTAGAAGAAATTGGAACAGCTTCATTACCTACCCGGGCACGAAAGGGGCCGGCAAGGAGAGGTAGGCAGCGGAGGGATTTCCAAAGGGACATCCTTCCAGGCCTTTCATCTTTATCAAGGCATGAAGTTACAGAAGACCTTCAGACATTTGGCGGGCTTATGAAAGCAACAGGTTATGCATGGACAGGATTAACAAGAAGAAGCTCTTCTAGAAATGGGTGTGGCAGGGGTAGGCGGAGGTCACAGGTTCCACCATCTTCCCCTCCTCCAGTGGCAACCATTGAAACTTGTACCCTGCTGATGCAGCAGCTTAACAATGTTGAAGTGGGTTTGGAGGATAGAAGCCTAACAGGTTGGGGCAAGACAACGAGAAGACCCCGTAGACAGAGGTGCCCGGCATCGATTCGGTTAACCTAA
- the LOC123908956 gene encoding nodulin-related protein 1-like codes for MSSEAHNAPGSGEEKKHSASELMASAKIVAEAAQSGFGKGADGKDVDKGKVASAAGDLLDAVGQYAKLDDQKGLGQYVDKAADYLHHYHPATTASADHPPTSKPDDHKSEDAGKSEGGHGHGIGDFAKAAGGFFK; via the coding sequence ATGTCTTCGGAAGCTCACAATGCTCCAGGGAGCGGGGAAGAGAAGAAGCATTCAGCGAGCGAGCTAATGGCGAGCGCAAAGATTGTAGCAGAGGCAGCTCAGTCAGGTTTCGGGAAAGGAGCTGATGGGAAGGATGTAGATAAAGGGAAGGTGGCATCTGCTGCAGGGGATCTTCTAGACGCAGTCGGTCAATATGCTAAATTAGATGATCAGAAGGGGTTAGGACAATATGTTGATAAGGCTGCTGATTATCTGCATCACTATCATCCTGCAACCACAGCCTCCGCCGATCATCCACCAACTTCCAAACCAGATGATCACAAAAGTGAAGATGCTGGCAAATCTGAAGGTGGACATGGACATGGTATAGGAGATTTTGCAAAGGCTGCTGGAGGCTTCTttaaatga
- the LOC123907104 gene encoding protein GDAP2 homolog: protein MHRPVAVSATPRGGLPTDSGDSVVTLDQVPRWNDTDQSLGYENEDSPFSGSYFPDPLASASGEDGSSSASRFPVDHEINSRIYLWRGNPWNLEVDVVVNSTNENMDEAHSSPGLHAAAGPGLAEECATLGGCRTGMAKVTNAYDLPARRIIHTVGPKYAVKYHTAAENALSHCYRSCLELLVDNGLRSIAMGCIYTEAKNYPREPAAHVAIRTVRRFLEKQKNNLTAVVFCTTSTTDTEIYKRLLPLYFPRDKHEEQVALSKLPADVGDENGETIIDERKIRIKPLPKKSVSRPPDVAVDLPVTDIVLVQKNSPNLDSFLDPAFMSLIKDPDQRRLEQWEKTAEAQRGFNCAKLLGYGDLEGPPLSAAEEYSLHSRYLSKANSLNLSEVAEMKIVYRGGVDSEGRPVMVVVGAHFLLRCLDLERFVLYVVKEFEALIQKPYTIVYFHSAASLQMQPDLGWMKRLQQILGRKHQRNLHAIYVLHPTFGLKAAVLGLQMFVDNDVWKKVVYVDRLLQLFRYVPREQLTIPDFVFQHDLEVNGGKGVIADPRTKFVYDKP, encoded by the exons ATGCATAGGCCAGTGGCTGTTTCGGCCACACCTCGAGGTGGATTGCCTACTGATAGTGGTGACTCCGTTGTCACTTTAGATCAAGTTCCACGATGGAATGATACCGATCAGTCGTTAGGGTATGAAAATGAAGATTCTCCGTTTTCTGGTTCTTACTTCCCTGATCCTTTAGCATCGGCCTCAGGAGAAGATGGCAGTTCGTCGGCATCTAGATTTCCTGTTGATCATGAAATTAATTCGAGGATTTATTTGTGGAGGGGAAATCCTTGGAATCTTGAGGTGGATGTTGTTGTAAACTCGACTAATGAG AATATGGATGAAGCACACAGCAGCCCTGGATTGCATGCTGCAGCTGGGCCTGGTCTTGCAGAAGAATGTGCGACTCTG GGTGGATGTCGAACAGGGATGGCTAAAGTTACCAATGCATATGACCTTCCGGCTAG GAGAATTATCCACACTGTTGGCCCTAAATATGCTGTGAAGTACCATACTGCTGCAGAGAATGCTTTAAGTCATTGCTACCGTTCTTGCCTGGAGCTTCTAGTTGACAATGGACTTCGAAG CATTGCTATGGGTTGTATTTATACGGAGGCAAAGAACTATCCCCGAGAACCTGCTGCTCATGTAGCTATAA GAACTGTACGACGGTTTCTTGAAAAGCAGAAAAATAACTTAACAGCTGTTGTATTTTGCACCACTAGCACAACCGATACTGAAATATATAAAAG GCTGCTTCCACTTTACTTTCCTCGGGATAAACATGAGGAGCAAGTTGCTTTGTCAAAACTTCCTGCAGATGTTGGGGATGAAAATGGTGAGACCATCATAGATGAGCGTAAAATCAGAATAAAGCCTTTGCCTAAAAAGAGTGTTTCAAGACCACCCGATGTTGCAGTTGATCTTCCTGTGACTGATATTGTCCTGGTTCAAAA GAATTCACCAAATTTAGATTCATTTTTGGATCCTGCCTTCATGTCCTTGATTAAAGACCCTGATCAAAGGCGTCTGGAGCAGTGGGAGAAAACTGCTGAAGCACAAAGAGGCTTTAATTGTGCTAAATTACTTGGATATGGTGACCTTGAGGGGCCTCCACTGTCTGCTGCCGAAGAATATTCTCTCCACTCTAGATACCTATCCAAAGCAAACTCCTTAAATCTTTCTGAAGTTGCAGAAATGAAAATTGT CTACCGTGGAGGCGTAGACAGTGAAGGTCGTCCCGTCATGGTTGTCGTGGGGGCTCACTTTTTGCTAAGGTGTCTTGATCTAGAACGATTTGTCTTATATGTGGTGAAG GAGTTTGAGGCTTTAATACAGAAACCTTATACTATTGTCTACTTTCACTCTGCTGCATCTCTGCAGAT GCAGCCAGACCTAGGTTGGATGAAAAGATTGCAACAAATACTTGGTCGGAAGCATCAGCGCAATCTGCAT GCAATATATGTGCTGCATCCAACTTTTGGACTAAAAGCAGCAGTACTTGGACTTCAAATGTTTGTGGACAATGAC gTTTGGAAGAAAGTGGTATATGTTGATCGACTTCTGCAGCTCTTTAGATATGTACCTCGTGAACAATTGACCATCCCCGATTTTGTGTTTCA GCATGACTTAGAAGTGAATGGAGGGAAAGGTGTCATTGCAGATCCCAGAACGAAATTTGTGTATGACAAACCATGA
- the LOC123909876 gene encoding pentatricopeptide repeat-containing protein At2g03380, mitochondrial: MKHMFTVPRTVLRLQCKKWSTLTNHHHGHRQNHHLSLPPTFDLSRICRNLDTVKKLHSSLLVHGLSPDTNNNLISLYASFGSLHHSRNLFHLLPSPNLHSFKLIIRWHFLNDKHSHVVSFYHLARLTLGFFNDLVVFSILLKTSSQLRDLVLTTRLHCQILKAKPPDSFVLTSLVDSYSKCGKLDHARKVFDEIPDRNVVSWTSMIVAYVQNDCAQEGLMLFNRMREGFVDGNLFTVGSLVTACTKLGCLHQGKWVHGYVIKNGIELNSFLATSLLNMYVKGGDIGDARSVFDEFSISSTYDGDDLVFWTAMIVGYTQRGYPQAALELFTDKKWSGVLPNSVTLASLLSACAQMENIVMGKLLHGLVVKYGLDDTSLRNALVDMYAKCGLIFDGRFVFETTVDKDVVSWNSVISGYAQSGSAYEALEIFNRMRLELFFPDAVTVVGVLSACASVGGHQIGSSLHAFAFKYGLVSSSIYVGTALLNFYAKCGDATSARMVFDGMGEKNAVTWGAMIGGCGMQGDGVGSLALFRDMLKEELVPNEAVFTTLLASCSHSGMVGEGLRLFDFMSKELNYVPSMKHYACMVDLLARAGNLQEALEFIDKMPVQPGVGVFGAFLHGCGLHSNFELGEVAIRRMLELHPDEACYYVLISNLYASDGRWGMVKQVRKMIKHKGLNKVPAVSLVEMDVNNNTHARVAV, from the coding sequence ATGAAGCATATGTTTACCGTACCAAGAACTGTGCTTCGTCTTCAATGCAAAAAATGGAGCACCCTCACCAATCACCATCACGGTCATCGACAAAACCACCACCTTTCACTCCCTCCAACTTTTGACCTATCTCGTATCTGCAGAAACCTCGACACCGTAAAAAAACTCCACTCTTCCCTCCTCGTCCACGGTCTCTCACCCGACACCAACAACAACCTCATCTCCCTCTATGCCTCCTTCGGCTCCCTCCACCACTCCCGCAACCTCTTTCACCTCTTACCCTCTCCAAATCTCCACTCCTTCAAACTCATCATTCGTTGGCATTTTCTCAATGACAAACACTCCCACGTCGTTTCTTTCTACCATCTCGCTAGACTCACCCTCGGTTTCTTCAACGACCTCGTTGTTTTCTCCATTCTCCTTAAAACTTCTTCTCAGTTACGCGACCTTGTTCTCACTACAAGACTTCACTGCCAAATTCTCAAAGCAAAACCTCCTGATAGCTTTGTTCTTACTAGTCTAGTTGACTCCTACTCTAAATGTGGTAAACTTGATCATGCACGCAAGGTGTTTGATGAAATACCTGATCGAAATGTTGTGTCGTGGACTTCAATGATTGTTGCTTATGTTCAAAATGACTGTGCTCAGGAAGGGTTGATGTTGTTTAACCGAATGAGGGAAGGGTTTGTTGATGGGAATTTGTTTACTGTTGGAAGTTTGGTTACTGCTTGTACCAAATTGGGGTGTTTACATCAAGGGAAATGGGTTCATGGGTATGTTATTAAGAATGGGATTGAGCTTAATTCTTTTTTGGCGACTTCTCTTTTGAATATGTATGTTAAAGGTGGTGATATTGGAGATGCTCGTTCTGTTTTTGATGAATTTTCGATTTCAAGTACTTATGATGGTGATGATCTTGTTTTCTGGACGGCTATGATTGTTGGGTATACTCAGAGAGGTTATCCTCAAGCTGCGTTGGAATTGTTCACTGATAAGAAATGGTCTGGGGTTTTGCCAAATTCTGTTACTCTTGCGAGTTTGCTCTCTGCCTGTGCTCAAATGGAAAATATTGTTATGGGAAAGTTACTTCATGGTCTGGTAGTTAAATATGGATTGGATGATACTTCACTTAGGAATGCTCTTGTTGATATGTACGCTAAGTGTGGACTCATTTTCGATGGGCGTTTTGTGTTTGAAACTACGGTTGATAAAGATGTTGTGTCTTGGAACTCGGTTATTTCTGGTTATGCGCAGAGTGGTTCTGCATATGAAGCTCTTGAGATCTTCAACAGGATGAGATTGGAGTTGTTTTTTCCGGATGCAGTTACGGTTGTCGGTGTTCTCTCCGCTTGTGCTTCTGTTGGTGGTCATCAAATTGGTTCATCCCTTCATGCTTTTGCTTTCAAATATGGCTTGGTATCCTCTAGTATCTACGTCGGCACTGCGCTGCTTAACTTTTATGCAAAATGTGGGGATGCAACGTCAGCTCGCATGGTGTTTGATGGGATGGGAGAGAAGAATGCTGTGACGTGGGGTGCAATGATTGGTGGGTGTGGCATGCAAGGTGATGGAGTTGGATCTCTTGCTCTCTTTAGGGATATGTTGAAAGAGGAACTTGTGCCTAATGAAGCGGTCTTCACAACTTTATTAGCGTCTTGCAGCCATTCAGGGATGGTTGGAGAGGGATTGAGGTTATTTGATTTCATGTCTAAGGAGTTAAATTATGTTCCTTCCATGAAGCATTATGCATGTATGGTTGATCTCTTGGCACGTGCTGGCAACCTCCAAGAGGCATTGGAGTTTATAGACAAAATGCCTGTTCAGCCCGGTGTTGGTGTGTTTGGAGCTTTTCTCCATGGTTGTGGTCTTCATTCCAATTTTGAATTAGGAGAAGTAGCAATTAGGAGAATGTTGGAGTTGCACCCTGATGAGGCTTGTTACTACGTGCTCATCTCAAACCTGTATGCTTCGGATGGAAGATGGGGCATGGTCAAGCAGGTGAGGAAGATGATAAAGCATAAAGGATTGAACAAGGTTCCAGCTGTCAGTTTAGTGGAGATGGATGTCAACAATAATACACATGCCCGTGTAGCTGTTTGA